In Streptomyces sp. NBC_00341, the DNA window CACCGACGGCATGTCCCTGGACCTCATGCGCCGCGACCGCGCCGCCGACCCGGGGATGAACGAGCTGCTGATCGTCGCCTCCCTGCAGGCCGCGCCCCGGCTCGGCATCACCCGGGTCTCGCTGAACTTCGCGATGTTCCGCTCCGCGCTGGCCCGCGGCGAGAAGCTGGGCGCGGGACCGGTGCTGCGGGTCTGGCGCGGACTGCTGATCTTCCTGTCGCGCTGGTTCCAGATCGAGTCGCTGTACAAGTTCAACGCCAAGTTCCGGCCCCGCTGGGAGCCCCGCTTCGTGGTCTACCGCGCCGCCCGCGACCTGCCCCGGATCTCGCTGGCCGCGATGCAGGCCGAGGGCTTCGTCAGCTTCGCGCTGCCCCGTCCGCTGGCCCGCCGGCTGCCCTCTGGCGAGCGGCGCCCCTGTGCGCACACCCGGCCCCCCGCACCGGAGCAGGGCGTCCACCCGGCGTAACAGTCCCCGTCACGGGCCTAGGCTTGGTCGTATGAGTACGTTGCGTGGACGAGGCACGGTCCAGGGCCTGCCGGAGTGGGACCGCTGTGCGGTCATGGGTGTCGTCAATGTGACCCCCGACTCCTTCTCCGACGGGGGCCGCTGGTTCGACACCACGACGGCCGTCAAGCACGGTCTCGACCTGGTGGGCGAGGGCGCCGACCTGGTCGACGTCGGCGGTGAGTCGACCCGCCCCGGAGCCAGCCGGGTGGACGAGTCCGAGGAGCTGCGCCGGGTCGTCCCGGTGGTCCGCGGACTCGTCTCCGAAGGCGTCACGGTCTCCGTGGACACCATGCGGGCCCGGGTCGCGGAGCAGGCCGTCGAGGCGGGCGCGGTCCTCGTCAACGACGTGAGCGGCGGGCTCGCGGACCCGGACATGGTCCCGGTCGTCGCCACCGCCGGGGTGCCCTTCGTCGTCATGCACTGGCGCGGCTTCAGCGAGACGATGAACAGCCGGGCGGTCTACGGGGACGTCGTCGCGGAGGTCGTCGAGGAGCTGCGGACCCGGATGGACGCCGTGGTCTCGGGCGGTGTCGCCCCCGAACGCATCGTGATAGACCCCGGCCTCGGTTTCGCCAAGGACGCCGGCCACGACCTCTCGCTCATCGCCCGTCTGGACGCCCTGCACGCCCTGGGCCGTCCCCTACTGGTCGCCGCCTCCCGGAAGCGGTTCCTGGGCCACGTACTGGCCGGTCCGGGCGCCGCCCCGCCGCCCGCCCGCGAACGTGACGCGGCCACCGCCGCGATCTCCGCGCTCGCCGCCCGCTCCGGCGCCTGGGCCGTCCGGGTCCACGAGGTACGGGCCACCGCCGACGCCGTACGCGTCGCCCGCGCCGTCGAGGGAGCCGCGTGAACGAGTCGCGGGACGAGCACGCGGACGCGGCCGCCGACATCGAGGCGGTCGAGCTGGCCAACACCGCCTTCTACGAGGCGATGGAGCGCGGGGACCTCGACGAACTCACCGGGCTCTGGCTGCCCGGCGACGACCTCACCGTCTCCTGCGTCCACCCGGGCTGGCCGGTGCTCACCGGCCGCGGCGAGGTGCTGCGCAGCTACGCGCTGATCATGGCGAACACCGAGTACATCCAGTTCTTCCTGACCGACGTCGGGGTGTCCATGACCGGCGACACCGCCCTGGTCACCTGCACGGAGAACATCCTCAGCGGCGGACCCGCGGAGGAGGGCAGCTCGCTGGGGCCGCTGGTGGGCCAGCTGGTGGTCGCCACCAATGTGTTCCGGCGCACTCCCGACGGCTGGAAGCTCTGGTCCCACCACGGTTCGCCCGTACTGGCCGAAACCGGTGAGGAAGAGGACGAAGAGTCCGCCTCCTGAATGGGTACAAGCCCGGTGGAGGACCGAATCGCGACTCCCCGGGATTGGAATCGGGCACATCGGGGTATCTGCGGCTACCCGGCCCCGTGCGGTCCGCCGTGGGCCCCACAGGCGAGTGCTGTCGGTGCCCGCAGGTAGATTCCAGTGAGGGCAGGGCGCCGCCCGCACGCGGCCCGTGCCCCTACGACCAACAACAGCAGGAGTGATTCGCGTGGATCGTGTCGCGCTGCGCGGCCTCAAGGCCCGTGGGCACCATGGTGTCTTTCCCCGGGAACGGGAAGAGGGACAGACGTTCATCGTGGACTTGGTGCTCGGCCTCGACACCCGCCCCGCGGCAGCCTCCGACGACCTGACGAAGACCGTGCACTACGGCGTGGTCGCGGAGGAGGTCGTCGATGTCGTCAAGGGCGAACCCGTCGATCTGATCGAGACGCTCGCGGAGCGCATCGCCCAGCAGTGCCTCAAGCACGAAGGCGTCGAGGAGGTGGAGGTCGTGGTGCACAAGCCGGATGCGCCCATCACCGTGCCCTTCGACGACGTCACCATCACCATCACCCGGAGCCGAGCATGACTGCATTTTCTACCGAGGGGCAGAGCGACCCGACCGTACAGCCGGTTCCCGCCTCCGTGGTCGAACAGGTGGACGCCGCGGACATCACCCTCTCCAACCCCAAACGCGCCGTGATCTCCCTGGGCTCCAACCTCGGCAACCGCCTGGAGACCCTCCAGGGAGCCATCGACGCCCTGGAGGACACCCCCGGCCTCCGGGTCAAGGCGGTCTCCCCGGTGTACGAGACGGAGCCCTGGGGCGTCGACCCCGGCTCCCAGCCGTCGTACTTCAACGCGGTCGTCGTCGTGAAGACCACGCTGCCCCCGTCCTCCCTCCTGGAGCGCGGCCAGGCCATCGAGGAGGCCTTCGACCGGGTCCGCGAGGAGCGCTGGGGCCCGCGCACGATCGACGTCGACATCGTGGCGTACGCCGATGTGGTCTCCGACGATCCGGTGCTCACCCTCCCGCACCCGCGGGCCCGCGAGCGCGCCTTCGTCCTTGCCCCGTGGCACGACGTGGATCCGGCGGCCCAGCTGCCCGGCGTCGGCCCGGTCGCCGATCTGCTGGCCGGTGTCGGCCGCGGCGGCGTACTGCCCCGGGCCGACCTGGAACTCCGGCTGCCCGAGTAGTCGTTAGGCTCTGGGGACAGCAGGAAAGATCACAGCGGCACAGATCACAGGCGGCGAAGGGCGGCTCACCCGGTGAAGCAACTACGGCTCGGAGTACTGGCGGGCCTCTTCGCCGCCGCCGGGGTGCTGTCCTGGGGCGGCGCCCGTCTCTGGGACTCCCTCGGCACCCTGCCGAGCGTGCCGCTGGCCGCCCCCATCGTGCTCGCGGTGATCGCCGTCGTCCTGCTGGCGACGGCGCTCTCCATCCGCTCCCGGCTGCGCGCCCAGCGTGAGCGCCGGCCGGGCGCGAAGGGCGTCGAGCCCCTGATGGCGGCCCGTGCCGTGGTCTTCGGCCAGGCCAGCGCCCTGGTCGTCGCCCTGGTCGCCGGGATGTACGGCGGCGCCGGCGTCTTCCTGCTGGGCTCCCTGGACATGCCGGCCCGCCGCGACCAGGCGATCTACGCCGGCTTCGCGGTCCTGGCCGGCATCGCGGTGATAGCCGCCGCCCTCTTCCTGGAACGCGTCTGCAAGCTCCCGGACGACGAGGACGACAACAAGAACGCGGCGGGGGCCTAGGGCCTTCCCCCGCGGTCCCGAAACCCGCCCGCCCGCCGGGTCAGCGGGCCATGATCAGGCTCATCGCCTCGGCCCTCGTCGCGGGGTCGCGGAGCTGTCCGCGCACCGCGGAGGTCAGTGTCTTCGCACCGGGCTTGCGGATACCGCGCATCGACATGCACATGTGCTCGCACTCGACGACGACGATGACGCCGCGCGGCTCCAGGATCGTCATCAGCGACTCGGCGATCTGCGTGGTCAGCCGCTCCTGGACCTGCGGCCGCCGGGCGTAGACGTCCACCAGCCGGGCCAGCTTCGA includes these proteins:
- the folP gene encoding dihydropteroate synthase, which gives rise to MGVVNVTPDSFSDGGRWFDTTTAVKHGLDLVGEGADLVDVGGESTRPGASRVDESEELRRVVPVVRGLVSEGVTVSVDTMRARVAEQAVEAGAVLVNDVSGGLADPDMVPVVATAGVPFVVMHWRGFSETMNSRAVYGDVVAEVVEELRTRMDAVVSGGVAPERIVIDPGLGFAKDAGHDLSLIARLDALHALGRPLLVAASRKRFLGHVLAGPGAAPPPARERDAATAAISALAARSGAWAVRVHEVRATADAVRVARAVEGAA
- a CDS encoding nuclear transport factor 2 family protein, which translates into the protein MNESRDEHADAAADIEAVELANTAFYEAMERGDLDELTGLWLPGDDLTVSCVHPGWPVLTGRGEVLRSYALIMANTEYIQFFLTDVGVSMTGDTALVTCTENILSGGPAEEGSSLGPLVGQLVVATNVFRRTPDGWKLWSHHGSPVLAETGEEEDEESAS
- the folB gene encoding dihydroneopterin aldolase; its protein translation is MDRVALRGLKARGHHGVFPREREEGQTFIVDLVLGLDTRPAAASDDLTKTVHYGVVAEEVVDVVKGEPVDLIETLAERIAQQCLKHEGVEEVEVVVHKPDAPITVPFDDVTITITRSRA
- the folK gene encoding 2-amino-4-hydroxy-6-hydroxymethyldihydropteridine diphosphokinase, translated to MTAFSTEGQSDPTVQPVPASVVEQVDAADITLSNPKRAVISLGSNLGNRLETLQGAIDALEDTPGLRVKAVSPVYETEPWGVDPGSQPSYFNAVVVVKTTLPPSSLLERGQAIEEAFDRVREERWGPRTIDVDIVAYADVVSDDPVLTLPHPRARERAFVLAPWHDVDPAAQLPGVGPVADLLAGVGRGGVLPRADLELRLPE
- a CDS encoding DUF3180 domain-containing protein encodes the protein MKQLRLGVLAGLFAAAGVLSWGGARLWDSLGTLPSVPLAAPIVLAVIAVVLLATALSIRSRLRAQRERRPGAKGVEPLMAARAVVFGQASALVVALVAGMYGGAGVFLLGSLDMPARRDQAIYAGFAVLAGIAVIAAALFLERVCKLPDDEDDNKNAAGA